A single window of Narcine bancroftii isolate sNarBan1 chromosome 1, sNarBan1.hap1, whole genome shotgun sequence DNA harbors:
- the LOC138760351 gene encoding uncharacterized protein: MQYRDVLAIFEEFGFPDNPPIMAPVEIACRPPPYAYVESQGAPGTPDGILESRPLYPDIETLGCDKNLGNRDTSDEVQAPLIKIEGGVIDVETPLESKKIEKELEIQKWNMKKVQDNIKNLNRDINVLGQISEDQKELMVGVFKEVEKITTTLSGEIKAEGMVIGVKDEKCSTDEETRYDPPWEESKRKRLGREKNRHAYLDIVRTKEKDVKQLNYGRKDYLRDERDQYTFDPETLEADRDSDSDKEESEKGGINKCMPRVKKEQKSPKLRYQCPLLITGRGTQKYVPWSRMDLESLMKKLPPLSNGASPWISCFERETCQEQLALADVRTIMIKLKAEGALKQIERIVRSSKLGDEIEFNPLRNKFWEALRETIPTPYSLDALVTLQLKEGETAHEYFTRAWDLWETGTGERPDHSPLGRAHFRNGIINGLPATVQAKLRDIVGLETMSEDLWKRHLTHAIKRHRQSEHAKSESASQKEVDKTTDKLVRAIEHIGVKLAAQQIVPQVMGPVINPGPQVRNGWERQLGTMYRGEHVVCWYCQNPGHYQRNCPEAGRARGKRLPSIRGYRGRGGNLRGQARGRGGHIDGPQRIGGWQSDQQVQAPQCNDYIEEGAEFDY, translated from the coding sequence atgcagtaccgcgatgtcctagctatattcgaagaatttggtttccctgataacccacctattatggcccctgtagaaatagcttgtagacccccgccctatgcatatgtggagtcacaaggtgcccctggcaccccagatgggatactggagtcacgtcccttatatccagatattgagacactggggtgtgacaagaacctcgggaatagggacacatcagacgaggtacaggcccctttaataaaaatagaagggggagtaatagatgtggagacccctctggagtccaagaaaatagaaaaggagttagagatacagaaatggaacatgaaaaaggttcaggataacattaaaaacttaaacagagatattaatgtgctggggcagatcagtgaggatcaaaaagaattaatggtaggtgtatttaaggaagtggaaaagataactacaacactgtcaggagaaattaaagctgaaggaatggtaataggagtaaaggacgaaaagtgtagtacagatgaggaaacgagatacgatccaccatgggaggaaagtaaaaggaaaagactcgggagggagaaaaatagacatgcctacctggacatagttaggacaaaagagaaagatgtgaaacaactaaactatggccgaaaagattatcttagagatgaacgtgaccaatatacctttgaccctgagacattggaagctgatagggacagtgacagtgacaaaGAAGAGTCAGAaaaaggtgggataaataaatgcatgccaagagtaaagaaggagcagaaatccccaaaattgagatatcaatgcccattactgatcacgggacggggaactcaaaaatatgtaccctggtcacgaatggacttagagagtttaatgaaaaaactacctccgttgagtaatggggctagtccatggatttcttgttttgagcgagaaacctgccaagaacaattagcactcgcagatgtcagaactatcatgataaaattaaaggcagaaggggccctgaagcaaatagagagaattgtaagaagcagtaaattgggggatgaaatagaatttaacccacttcggaataaattttgggaagcacttagagaaacaattcctacaccctatagtttggatgccttggtaacccttcaactaaaggaaggagagactgcccacgagtatttcactcgagcatgggacttatgggaaacagggactggagaaagacccgaccacagccccttaggaagggctcactttcgtaatgggataataaacggactacctgctacggttcaagcaaaattaagggacattgtgggattagagacaatgtcagaggatttgtggaaaagacacctgacacatgcaatcaaacgacatcgtcaatcagagcatgctaagtcagaaagtgcgtcccagaaggaggtggacaaaacaaccgataaattggtgagagccatagaacatataggggttaaattagcggcccaacagatagtcccacaggtcatggggccagtgataaatccgggaccccaagtaagaaatggttgggaaagacagctaggtacaatgtatagaggggaacatgtagtatgctggtactgccaaaatcctggacactaccagcggaactgtccggaggctgggagagcaaggggaaaaagattaccctctattagaggctatcggggaagaggaggaaacttaagaggacaagcaaggggtaggggtggacacattgatgggccccagagaatcggggggtggcagagtgatcaacaagtccaggcacctcagtgtaatgactatattgaggaaggtgctgaatttgattattga